A single genomic interval of Methanococcus voltae harbors:
- the pyrC gene encoding dihydroorotase, whose product MILSYEYQEKYGNSYILKNCKIYDDKVDKFFIKDIEIIEGKISKIEDSNIANNKDNTNNKDNTNNNININTNTNTNTNKNNLPLIDLNEKLVIGGVIDAHVHFRHGNEEKETFKTGCEAGLNGGVCFAIDMPNSNPPTITKQLFDEKVQKAKGDNCAINLYFAYGITENNYMDIVDDAKFYKIFMVKSVGELFINDYYKLKEILMQNKLFAIHAEHKNFIEEFCDKNNKTDEDGKFKFITHCRMRDRYSEINAIDEVLKVLYEIDNEKCVINKEITPKVHFCHVSTKEALLLIKKAKETLKNVVITCEVSPHHLILNEEMAEDLKGMGKFNPPLRTKMDNLALINGINDKTVDIIATDHAPHTYEQKMKDNIMECPSGIGGIETLVPIVFDLAKEKKIKLEDAIKMVSVNPSKIFSINNSLNVSNMANITVIDLYDNTIVNASEFKSKAKFSPYDNMIFKCKIYSTIINGKYYKNY is encoded by the coding sequence ATGATTTTGAGCTATGAATATCAAGAAAAATATGGAAATAGCTATATTCTAAAAAATTGTAAAATTTATGATGATAAAGTTGATAAATTTTTTATTAAAGATATTGAAATAATTGAGGGTAAAATTTCAAAAATCGAAGATAGTAATATTGCTAATAATAAGGATAATACTAATAATAAGGATAATACTAATAATAATATTAATATTAATACTAATACTAATACTAATACTAATAAAAACAATTTACCGCTAATCGATTTAAACGAAAAATTAGTAATTGGTGGGGTAATAGACGCCCACGTTCATTTTAGGCACGGTAATGAAGAAAAAGAAACATTTAAAACAGGTTGTGAAGCTGGTTTAAATGGAGGGGTTTGTTTTGCGATAGATATGCCAAATAGCAACCCTCCAACGATTACAAAACAACTTTTTGATGAGAAAGTGCAAAAGGCAAAAGGGGATAATTGCGCAATTAATCTATATTTTGCATATGGTATCACGGAGAATAATTATATGGATATCGTAGATGATGCAAAATTCTACAAAATTTTTATGGTTAAATCAGTCGGAGAATTGTTTATAAACGACTATTACAAATTAAAAGAGATTTTAATGCAAAATAAACTTTTTGCAATTCACGCAGAGCATAAAAATTTTATTGAAGAATTCTGTGATAAAAATAATAAAACCGATGAAGATGGTAAATTTAAATTCATTACGCACTGTAGAATGAGAGACAGATACAGCGAGATAAATGCCATTGATGAAGTTTTAAAAGTTTTATACGAAATTGACAATGAAAAATGTGTAATAAACAAGGAAATAACTCCAAAAGTACATTTTTGCCACGTGTCTACTAAAGAAGCCTTACTTTTGATAAAAAAAGCAAAAGAAACTTTAAAAAATGTAGTAATCACTTGTGAAGTTTCACCCCATCATTTAATATTAAATGAGGAAATGGCAGAGGATTTAAAAGGAATGGGTAAGTTTAATCCACCCCTCAGAACTAAAATGGATAATTTAGCATTAATAAATGGCATAAATGACAAAACAGTCGATATTATTGCTACAGACCACGCACCACATACTTATGAACAAAAAATGAAAGATAATATTATGGAGTGTCCTTCTGGTATCGGAGGTATTGAGACTCTTGTACCAATAGTTTTTGATTTAGCAAAAGAAAAAAAGATTAAATTAGAGGACGCCATTAAAATGGTGTCTGTAAATCCTTCAAAGATATTTTCTATAAATAACAGTCTAAATGTAAGTAATATGGCGAATATTACTGTAATTGATTTGTATGACAATACTATAGTAAACGCCTCTGAATTTAAATCAAAGGCTAAATTTAGTCCTTATGATAATATGATTTTTAAATGTAAAATATATAGTACAATAATAAATGGAAAATATTATAAGAATTATTAA
- a CDS encoding P-II family nitrogen regulator, with translation MKKIEAIIRVERLNIVKTALADNGFISLTVSEVKGRGVQGGIVERYRTSEYIVDLLPKIKLEIVASDEEKDKIISIIKENAYTGNMGDGKIFVIPLEEVIRIRTGENGTTAIK, from the coding sequence ATGAAAAAAATTGAAGCTATTATACGTGTGGAAAGGCTAAATATCGTTAAAACAGCACTTGCGGATAATGGATTCATTAGTTTGACGGTTTCCGAAGTAAAAGGCCGTGGTGTTCAAGGCGGTATAGTCGAAAGATACAGAACTTCCGAGTATATAGTTGACTTATTGCCAAAGATAAAACTTGAGATAGTCGCTTCAGATGAAGAAAAAGATAAAATAATCAGTATAATCAAAGAAAATGCTTATACTGGCAATATGGGAGATGGAAAAATATTTGTAATCCCGTTAGAAGAAGTAATAAGAATAAGAACCGGTGAAAACGGTACTACTGCCATTAAATAA
- a CDS encoding AIR synthase related protein codes for MESINYEINHAIEHMLENNYPRKQFWNMDLQIPDLKAGIRAGDDSIIIGNKVYNMEGPYPLVLGSKTALIHTSCDIVAMGAKPIFAMDSIQAKPEEIKMVIDGLKKQSVGLDIPIIGGNTQTIEELKSCVSVMVHGELISDKIIYDAGSKSDDVLVMLGHPIEGDIGERAQKAKNKYDTFLEILKNDVEIHACKDASRGGWLCNLLEMILKAKVGVELHSIPYPRATRYLGTYIIAMPEESLNDVLKISLENRCPITNFGRITEEKSLSIGKEEYIDKIKMTELIRSFPYKK; via the coding sequence ATGGAATCAATCAATTATGAAATTAATCACGCAATAGAGCATATGCTCGAAAATAACTACCCGAGAAAGCAATTCTGGAATATGGACCTTCAAATACCCGATTTAAAGGCAGGGATACGAGCAGGAGACGATTCTATAATCATAGGTAATAAAGTATACAATATGGAAGGACCTTATCCATTAGTACTCGGTTCTAAAACTGCATTAATCCATACGTCCTGTGATATCGTAGCTATGGGTGCTAAACCGATATTTGCAATGGATTCAATCCAAGCAAAACCTGAAGAAATCAAAATGGTCATAGATGGACTAAAAAAACAGTCCGTGGGTCTTGATATTCCAATAATCGGGGGAAACACGCAAACAATCGAAGAATTAAAGTCTTGTGTAAGTGTAATGGTTCACGGTGAATTAATAAGCGATAAAATAATATATGACGCCGGTTCTAAGTCTGATGACGTTTTAGTCATGTTAGGACACCCGATTGAGGGTGATATCGGAGAAAGGGCACAAAAAGCTAAAAATAAGTATGATACATTTTTAGAAATCCTAAAGAATGATGTAGAAATCCATGCGTGCAAAGATGCTTCACGAGGCGGTTGGCTTTGTAATTTACTTGAAATGATTTTAAAGGCAAAAGTCGGTGTTGAATTACATTCAATACCTTACCCGAGGGCTACAAGGTATTTAGGCACGTATATAATCGCAATGCCTGAAGAAAGTTTAAATGACGTTTTAAAAATTTCTTTAGAAAACAGATGTCCAATTACAAATTTTGGAAGAATAACTGAAGAAAAAAGTCTTTCAATTGGAAAAGAAGAATATATTGATAAAATTAAGATGACAGAATTGATTAGAAGCTTCCCTTATAAAAAATAA
- a CDS encoding RluA family pseudouridine synthase, with the protein MVLSSTLNPKIEGDINNLVIELNSKNNKNNQLIGKKLLEILQIIGLSRKSINKFDKNKYILVNNKYISLKSKIKDNETITIYLGKNIETDENLINNTELDNTPMDIMYEDMDILVVNKPKNMVVHPTKTIKSGTLANAIMDYQNHNKSESERFKIRFINRIDMDTTGIVLIAKNSFAHQKIANQFQGCMKKEYLAVISGNMDVDNLDTNLNNSLDTELNNNLNDEKYNLPLNLRLKIYKENNSKFSVIIFDRDTDELIEHTNFEIIKNTKDTKDNKDNKDTEISNNFTLIKASLITGKTHQIRRHLAYLGFSIVGDELYTNNNELNDNFKNYSLMLHSYKTTFIHPRTNELIELIEEPPKDFKILLGDDFEL; encoded by the coding sequence ATGGTATTATCATCAACATTAAATCCTAAAATTGAGGGCGACATAAATAATTTAGTAATTGAGTTAAATTCAAAAAATAACAAAAATAATCAACTTATTGGCAAAAAATTACTTGAAATTTTGCAAATTATAGGATTATCTCGAAAATCAATTAATAAATTTGATAAAAATAAATATATCCTCGTAAATAATAAATATATATCCTTAAAATCAAAAATAAAGGATAACGAAACAATAACCATTTATTTGGGGAAAAACATCGAAACAGATGAAAATTTAATAAATAATACCGAATTGGATAATACCCCTATGGATATAATGTATGAAGATATGGATATTTTAGTAGTTAATAAACCTAAAAATATGGTTGTACACCCTACGAAGACCATAAAGTCTGGAACACTCGCAAATGCAATAATGGATTATCAAAATCATAACAAAAGTGAATCAGAACGTTTTAAAATTAGATTTATCAATAGAATTGATATGGATACCACAGGAATCGTTTTAATCGCTAAAAATTCATTTGCGCACCAAAAAATAGCTAATCAGTTTCAGGGCTGTATGAAAAAGGAATATTTGGCTGTAATATCTGGCAATATGGATGTTGATAACTTAGATACTAACTTAAATAATAGCTTAGATACCGAATTAAATAACAATTTAAACGATGAGAAGTATAATTTACCCCTTAATTTACGTTTAAAAATCTATAAAGAAAATAATTCCAAATTTTCAGTGATTATATTTGATAGAGATACTGATGAATTAATAGAGCATACAAATTTTGAAATTATCAAAAATACTAAAGATACTAAAGATAATAAAGATAATAAAGATACCGAAATTTCCAACAATTTTACTTTAATAAAAGCTTCATTAATAACTGGTAAAACTCACCAAATAAGGCGACATTTGGCTTATTTAGGTTTTTCGATAGTAGGCGATGAATTATATACTAATAACAACGAATTAAACGATAATTTTAAAAATTACAGTTTAATGCTTCACTCTTACAAAACAACTTTTATACATCCAAGAACAAATGAATTAATAGAATTAATTGAAGAACCTCCAAAAGATTTTAAAATTTTACTGGGTGATGATTTTGAGCTATGA
- a CDS encoding ammonium transporter → MAITEIAGGTTNIAQGLASLASAGDVMFLVFAGVLVFTMQLGFALLEGGQVREKNVNNVMMKNMSDWMIAGISWLFVGYVLSTSLNIGDLVAWWGNIMNTSSLSNLDLANWFFGLTFAGAASTIVSGGVAERIKFSSYILIAIVITALIYPIWVHISPWGAGLLNYADYAGSYVVHGLGGFLALGLVMALGPRAGRFVNGKPITIAGHNIPMATIGAFVLAIGWYGFNVGSAFAVADISGIVIATTTVAMAGGGIGALLASKNDVLFTANGIVAGLVAICAGTNVVSPVGALIIGLLAGIQLPFMYKLIEKLGIDDVCGVVPVHGTAGILGGVLTGVFGLTALGGLGGVSLIDQVVAAIITVIFGIGGGYGLGKLVGAFTKGLRVTDNEELVGLDISEHKLPAYPGKQ, encoded by the coding sequence GTGGCTATAACAGAAATTGCGGGGGGTACAACGAACATTGCTCAGGGTTTAGCGAGTTTAGCGAGTGCTGGAGACGTTATGTTCTTAGTATTTGCAGGTGTTCTTGTATTTACCATGCAACTTGGATTTGCACTACTTGAAGGAGGGCAAGTGCGTGAAAAGAACGTTAACAACGTTATGATGAAAAACATGTCCGATTGGATGATTGCAGGTATCTCCTGGTTATTCGTAGGATATGTATTATCTACATCATTAAACATAGGCGATTTAGTAGCTTGGTGGGGAAACATAATGAATACATCTTCATTAAGCAACTTGGATTTAGCTAACTGGTTCTTTGGTCTTACTTTTGCAGGTGCAGCATCTACAATTGTTTCTGGAGGAGTGGCCGAGAGGATTAAATTTAGCTCATATATATTAATTGCAATTGTAATTACCGCACTTATATACCCTATATGGGTACACATTAGCCCCTGGGGTGCTGGATTACTAAACTACGCTGATTACGCAGGTAGCTATGTAGTACACGGTTTAGGTGGCTTCTTAGCATTAGGTTTAGTAATGGCCCTTGGACCGAGAGCTGGAAGATTTGTTAACGGTAAACCAATCACAATTGCAGGACACAACATACCAATGGCTACAATTGGAGCTTTCGTACTTGCTATAGGCTGGTACGGATTCAACGTAGGTAGTGCATTTGCCGTTGCTGACATATCTGGTATAGTTATCGCAACTACAACCGTTGCAATGGCAGGAGGTGGAATAGGTGCATTATTAGCTTCTAAAAATGACGTATTATTCACTGCAAACGGTATTGTGGCTGGATTAGTTGCAATTTGTGCAGGAACAAACGTAGTAAGCCCAGTTGGTGCTTTAATTATTGGACTATTGGCAGGAATACAATTGCCGTTCATGTACAAACTAATTGAAAAACTTGGTATAGATGACGTATGTGGCGTAGTGCCAGTACACGGTACAGCAGGTATACTTGGAGGAGTATTAACTGGTGTATTCGGATTAACTGCATTAGGCGGTCTTGGGGGTGTAAGTCTAATTGACCAGGTCGTAGCTGCAATTATAACCGTTATATTCGGAATTGGTGGCGGATACGGACTTGGTAAATTAGTAGGTGCATTTACTAAAGGTCTAAGGGTTACGGATAATGAAGAACTCGTCGGTTTGGATATATCTGAACACAAATTGCCTGCATACCCTGGAAAACAATAA